A genomic window from Sphingomonas taxi includes:
- a CDS encoding nucleotidyltransferase family protein: MIAAEDCVLVLLAAGRSRRMGDIGSKLDAPFLGRPLGLHVAVALEDMPFRERVAVVGRAECDYAAHGFTIVRNDDPDQGLSRSLALGVDCARARGVKAVVVALADMPRVTATHIYQLLDAADDENAIVASSDGRAPKPPAVFGAGRFDALVGLEGDAGAREMVRAGKHVVTTPAELIDVDTPEELERLRELVGAPEAYTRRGRQSVG; encoded by the coding sequence ATGATCGCGGCTGAGGATTGCGTCCTGGTGCTGCTCGCCGCGGGGCGGTCGCGCCGGATGGGCGATATCGGCAGCAAGCTCGACGCGCCGTTCCTCGGCCGCCCGCTCGGGCTGCACGTCGCGGTGGCGCTCGAGGACATGCCGTTCCGCGAGCGCGTCGCCGTGGTCGGCCGCGCCGAATGCGATTATGCCGCGCACGGCTTCACGATCGTGCGCAACGACGACCCCGATCAGGGGCTCAGCCGGTCGCTGGCGCTCGGCGTCGACTGCGCGCGCGCGCGCGGCGTCAAGGCGGTGGTGGTGGCGCTCGCCGACATGCCGCGGGTGACCGCGACGCACATCTATCAGTTGCTCGACGCCGCCGACGACGAGAATGCCATCGTCGCGTCGAGCGACGGCCGCGCCCCCAAGCCGCCCGCGGTGTTCGGCGCGGGCCGGTTCGACGCCCTCGTGGGGCTGGAGGGCGATGCCGGCGCGCGCGAGATGGTGCGCGCGGGCAAACACGTCGTGACGACCCCCGCCGAGCTGATCGACGTCGACACGCCCGAGGAACTGGAGCGCCTGCGCGAACTGGTCGGCGCACCGGAAGCCTATACCCGGCGTGGCCGTCAGTCGGTCGGCTGA
- a CDS encoding ABC transporter permease: protein MLGTTLILALRSIRRHLLRSFLTILGIVIGVGAVVTMVTLGKATTAAVQQQISALGSNILQIRPGQGFGRGGGGPQPPNFKPEDVEAIANQIAGVTAVAPQASASATAIYEGANWSTTINGTTSAFLTVQPWPLVSGRYWTPAEQEAGKAVCLIGNTVRQNLFRGGDPIGARIRLGNVSCDVIGALSTRGQGGFGDQDDVVVMPIKTVQRRFTGNRDVRLMLVGVDTDYQTSNVQSAITDLLRERRHITGARDDDFNIFDTKQISDTLTGTTTLLTRIVAAVAAISLVVGGIGIMNIMLVSVTERTREIGIRLAIGAVAREVLLQFLVEAVALSCLGGIIGLVIAQGVILALVPLMQVPWTFDPQINIIAFAISAVIGVVFGYFPARRAAALNPIDALRHE from the coding sequence ATGCTCGGCACCACGCTCATCCTCGCGCTGCGGTCGATCCGGCGGCATCTGCTGCGCTCGTTCCTGACCATCCTCGGCATCGTCATCGGCGTCGGCGCGGTCGTGACGATGGTGACGCTGGGCAAGGCGACCACCGCCGCGGTGCAGCAGCAGATTTCCGCGCTCGGCAGCAACATCCTCCAGATCCGTCCCGGCCAGGGCTTCGGCCGCGGCGGCGGCGGCCCGCAGCCGCCCAATTTCAAGCCCGAGGACGTCGAGGCGATCGCCAACCAGATCGCCGGCGTCACCGCGGTCGCGCCGCAGGCGAGCGCCTCGGCCACCGCGATCTACGAGGGCGCCAACTGGTCGACGACGATCAACGGCACCACCAGCGCCTTCCTCACCGTCCAGCCCTGGCCTTTGGTGTCGGGCCGCTACTGGACGCCGGCCGAACAGGAGGCGGGCAAGGCGGTGTGTCTGATCGGCAATACCGTGCGCCAGAACCTGTTCCGCGGTGGCGACCCGATCGGCGCGCGCATCCGCCTCGGCAACGTGAGCTGCGACGTGATCGGTGCGCTCAGCACGCGTGGGCAGGGCGGGTTCGGCGATCAGGACGATGTCGTCGTCATGCCGATCAAGACGGTGCAGCGCCGCTTCACCGGCAACCGCGACGTGCGGCTGATGCTGGTCGGCGTCGACACCGATTACCAGACGAGCAATGTCCAGAGCGCGATCACCGATCTGCTGCGCGAGCGGCGGCATATCACCGGGGCGCGCGACGACGATTTCAATATCTTCGACACCAAGCAGATTTCCGACACGCTGACCGGCACGACGACCTTGCTGACGCGCATCGTCGCGGCGGTGGCGGCGATCAGCCTCGTCGTCGGCGGCATCGGCATCATGAACATCATGCTGGTGTCGGTGACGGAGCGGACGCGCGAGATCGGCATCCGCCTCGCGATCGGCGCGGTCGCGCGCGAGGTGCTGCTCCAGTTCCTCGTCGAGGCGGTGGCGCTGTCGTGCCTCGGCGGGATCATCGGGCTGGTGATCGCGCAGGGGGTGATCCTCGCGCTGGTGCCGCTGATGCAGGTGCCGTGGACGTTCGATCCGCAGATCAACATCATCGCCTTCGCGATCTCGGCGGTGATCGGGGTGGTGTTCGGCTATTTTCCGGCGCGACGCGCGGCGGCGCTCAATCCGATCGATGCGCTGCGGCATGAATGA
- a CDS encoding ABC transporter ATP-binding protein: MVPDPIITMRDVTKVYGTGATQFQALKGVDLDIQAGDFVAVMGPSGSGKSTTMNILGCLDVPSAGTFLFRGHPVQTLDRDQRALLRRRYLGFVFQGFNLLSRTSALENVELPLLYRGEDKKTRRDLGMAALEKVGLDRWWDHTPAELSGGQQQRVAIARAIVTQPDVLLADEPTGNLDSERSVEIMELLTDLNRTSNITVLMVTHEPDMAAFARTVIHFKDGLVEKIEAQHRQGAAVEA; the protein is encoded by the coding sequence ATCGTGCCTGATCCGATCATCACGATGCGCGACGTCACCAAGGTCTATGGCACCGGGGCGACGCAGTTCCAGGCGTTGAAGGGCGTCGACCTCGATATCCAGGCGGGCGATTTCGTCGCTGTCATGGGGCCGTCGGGGTCGGGCAAGTCGACGACGATGAACATCCTCGGCTGTCTCGACGTGCCGTCGGCGGGCACCTTCCTGTTCCGCGGCCATCCCGTCCAGACGCTCGACCGCGACCAGCGGGCCTTGCTCCGCCGCCGCTACCTCGGCTTCGTGTTCCAGGGGTTCAATCTGCTCAGCCGGACCAGCGCGCTCGAGAATGTCGAGCTGCCGTTGCTCTATCGCGGCGAGGACAAGAAGACGCGGCGCGACCTAGGCATGGCGGCGCTCGAAAAGGTCGGGCTCGACCGCTGGTGGGACCATACGCCCGCCGAACTGTCCGGCGGCCAGCAGCAGCGCGTCGCGATCGCGCGCGCGATCGTCACCCAGCCCGACGTACTGCTCGCCGACGAGCCGACCGGCAATCTCGACAGCGAACGCTCGGTGGAGATCATGGAATTGCTCACCGATCTCAACCGGACGAGCAACATCACCGTGCTGATGGTGACGCACGAACCCGATATGGCCGCGTTCGCGCGGACGGTGATCCACTTCAAGGACGGGCTGGTCGAGAAGATCGAGGCGCAGCACCGGCAGGGCGCGGCGGTGGAGGCCTAG
- a CDS encoding efflux RND transporter periplasmic adaptor subunit, which yields MAEPIDDFLGVKPVPAWRRYIKWVFVAIGVVLLALLLKSCFGPKAEAGYATQAAERGNLTVTVSATGKLAPTNQVTVGSQLSGLVTKVVVDVNDRVSAGQPLALIDPQQIDDQIRQQQAQIAANQAQVNQAQATVAESRAQLARLEEVYKLSNGRVPSGTELQTGRADYQRSVAALKVAQANVAAAQAALAQNQTQRARAIIRSPVNGVVLARQIDPGATVAASFNTPTLFVIAEDLSKMKLEVAIDEADVGEVKVGQKANFTVDAFPGRTFPATITRVDLGSNLTVSSASSTSTTTSTTSTTGQVVSYAADLTVANPSLQLRPGMTATADIVTSDRQNVLLVPNAALRFKPAAAGAGGSSGGIAGSLTFRPRRDRPERTATLGRGASQTIYVKDAEGKPQPVQVTTGDTNGTMTEVLSGNLKPGQQVITGQLSSGNEGAGAGKRSGGGQRRQGGAGGQ from the coding sequence ATGGCCGAACCGATCGACGACTTTCTCGGCGTAAAGCCGGTGCCGGCATGGCGGCGTTACATCAAATGGGTGTTCGTCGCGATCGGCGTGGTGCTGCTCGCGCTGCTGCTCAAGAGCTGCTTCGGGCCGAAGGCGGAAGCGGGCTATGCGACGCAGGCGGCCGAACGCGGCAACCTCACCGTCACCGTCTCGGCGACGGGCAAACTCGCGCCAACCAATCAGGTGACGGTCGGGTCGCAGCTTTCCGGGCTGGTCACCAAGGTGGTGGTCGACGTCAACGATCGCGTCAGCGCCGGCCAGCCGCTCGCGCTGATCGATCCGCAACAGATCGACGACCAGATCCGCCAGCAGCAGGCGCAGATCGCCGCCAACCAGGCGCAGGTCAATCAGGCGCAGGCGACCGTCGCCGAAAGCCGCGCGCAGCTCGCCCGGCTGGAGGAGGTCTACAAGCTGTCCAACGGCCGGGTGCCGTCGGGGACCGAGCTCCAGACCGGCCGCGCCGATTACCAGCGCAGCGTCGCCGCATTGAAGGTCGCGCAGGCGAACGTCGCCGCGGCGCAGGCGGCGCTGGCGCAGAACCAGACGCAGCGGGCGCGCGCAATCATCCGCTCGCCGGTCAACGGCGTCGTGCTCGCGCGCCAGATCGATCCGGGCGCGACCGTCGCCGCCTCGTTCAACACGCCGACGCTGTTCGTCATCGCCGAGGACCTCAGCAAGATGAAGCTCGAGGTCGCGATCGACGAGGCCGACGTCGGCGAGGTCAAGGTCGGGCAGAAGGCCAATTTCACCGTCGACGCCTTTCCCGGCCGCACCTTTCCGGCGACGATCACGCGCGTCGATCTCGGCTCGAACCTGACCGTCAGCTCGGCGAGTTCGACCTCGACGACGACGAGCACGACGTCGACGACCGGGCAGGTGGTGAGCTATGCCGCCGACCTGACCGTCGCCAATCCTTCGCTCCAGCTGCGTCCGGGGATGACCGCGACCGCCGATATCGTCACGTCGGACAGGCAGAACGTGCTGCTCGTCCCCAATGCGGCGCTGCGCTTCAAGCCTGCCGCGGCGGGTGCGGGCGGATCGAGCGGCGGTATCGCCGGCTCGCTGACCTTCCGCCCGCGCCGCGACCGGCCCGAGCGCACCGCGACGCTCGGCCGCGGGGCGTCGCAGACGATCTACGTCAAGGACGCCGAGGGCAAGCCGCAGCCCGTGCAGGTGACCACTGGCGACACCAACGGCACGATGACCGAGGTGCTGAGTGGCAATCTCAAGCCGGGTCAGCAGGTTATCACCGGTCAGTTGTCGAGCGGTAACGAGGGCGCGGGTGCGGGCAAGCGCAGCGGCGGCGGCCAGCGCCGGCAGGGTGGCGCGGGTGGCCAGTAA
- a CDS encoding efflux transporter outer membrane subunit yields MARVPVLLLVTAALAGCTVGPDYHPKSAADLGVPDAYSVPAQQTAEDLTRWWSNFDDPVLGQLVDQARLANTDVAQAIARLRQARESLVQSRASLLPTLSGSAGYQRNENLRGGGRSFTLPDGTVVDTGGGGTNSFSAGLSASYQLGLFGEVRRTVEATRAQYEASGFDYATTLLTVESEVATNYVLARAYQAQLANARASLAIQDDNLEIAGFRVQAGLVSSVDVEQARSQRAQTAATVPQIEQQYAAAVARLGVLTGQAPGALRSALAAARPIPRGPATVGVGIPADALRRRPDVRAAERSLASATAQIGVAKAQLYPALAISGNINTNATGIGSLGDAITGSLFAGLTQAIFNGGRLRSQVRSNEAAADAALAAYRGTVLTALEDIENAIVALDAARQRETQFRIAYDAANASAILARSQYRSRLTDFTTLNQQEAALLSAQNGLTSARSDQATALVSLYNALGGGWDASVVPQAPERASRTPVSETR; encoded by the coding sequence ATGGCCCGTGTTCCCGTCCTGTTGCTCGTGACCGCCGCGCTGGCCGGCTGTACCGTCGGCCCCGATTATCACCCGAAGAGCGCCGCGGATCTCGGCGTGCCCGATGCCTATTCGGTGCCGGCGCAGCAGACCGCCGAGGACCTTACCCGCTGGTGGTCGAACTTCGACGATCCGGTGCTCGGCCAGCTCGTCGACCAGGCACGGCTCGCCAATACCGATGTCGCGCAGGCGATCGCACGGCTGCGGCAGGCACGCGAATCGCTGGTGCAGAGCCGTGCCTCGCTGCTGCCGACGCTGTCCGGTTCGGCGGGCTATCAGCGTAACGAGAATCTGCGCGGCGGCGGCCGTTCGTTCACTTTGCCCGACGGCACCGTGGTCGACACCGGCGGCGGCGGCACCAACAGCTTCTCCGCCGGCCTGTCGGCGAGCTATCAGCTCGGCCTGTTCGGCGAGGTGCGCCGCACCGTCGAGGCGACGCGCGCGCAATATGAGGCGAGCGGCTTCGACTATGCGACGACGCTGCTCACCGTCGAAAGCGAGGTGGCGACCAATTACGTGCTCGCCCGCGCCTATCAGGCGCAGCTCGCCAATGCCCGCGCCAGCCTCGCCATTCAAGACGACAATCTGGAGATCGCTGGGTTTCGCGTCCAGGCCGGGCTGGTCTCGTCGGTCGACGTCGAGCAGGCGCGCAGCCAGCGCGCGCAGACTGCCGCCACCGTGCCGCAGATCGAGCAGCAATATGCCGCCGCGGTCGCGCGGCTCGGCGTGCTGACCGGGCAGGCGCCGGGTGCGCTGCGCAGCGCCCTGGCGGCGGCGAGGCCGATCCCGCGCGGCCCCGCGACGGTCGGCGTCGGCATCCCCGCCGATGCACTGCGCCGCCGGCCCGACGTGCGCGCGGCGGAGCGTTCGCTGGCGTCGGCGACCGCGCAGATCGGCGTCGCCAAGGCGCAGCTCTATCCGGCGCTGGCGATCAGCGGCAATATCAACACCAATGCGACCGGCATCGGCAGCCTCGGCGATGCAATCACCGGCAGCCTGTTCGCCGGGCTGACGCAGGCGATCTTCAACGGCGGCCGGCTGCGCAGCCAGGTCCGCTCGAACGAGGCGGCGGCCGACGCCGCGCTCGCTGCCTATCGCGGCACCGTGCTGACCGCGCTCGAGGATATCGAGAATGCGATCGTCGCGCTCGATGCCGCGCGCCAGCGCGAGACGCAGTTCCGCATCGCCTATGACGCCGCCAATGCCTCGGCGATCCTCGCGCGCAGCCAGTATCGCAGCCGCCTCACCGATTTCACGACGCTCAACCAGCAGGAGGCGGCGCTGCTCTCCGCGCAGAACGGCCTGACGTCGGCGCGATCCGATCAGGCGACCGCGCTGGTCTCGCTCTACAATGCGCTCGGCGGCGGCTGGGACGCGAGCGTCGTCCCGCAGGCGCCCGAGCGCGCATCCCGAACTCCCGTGTCAGAGACCCGCTGA
- a CDS encoding enoyl-CoA hydratase-related protein codes for MTYQHILAESHGDVRVLTLNRPDRLNAAPPALFDELREALGDLGGARAVLIAGAGRAFCSGADVAGGALGGDNPGEATHAALTDHYNPTIAALFDLAVPVVSAVRGPAAGIGCSLALAADFCVASDTAYFLQAFVNIGLIPDGGATWMLPRLIGRARATEMMLLGERVPAAKALDWGMIHKVVADDALDAEALALATRLAAGPTRAIGLMRRALGRALESDYASALAAEADAQRQARGSADSHEGGIAFLEKRKPVFTGR; via the coding sequence ATGACCTACCAGCATATCCTGGCCGAGTCGCACGGTGACGTCCGCGTCCTCACCCTCAATCGTCCCGACCGCCTCAACGCCGCACCGCCGGCGCTGTTCGACGAATTGCGCGAGGCGCTCGGCGATCTCGGCGGCGCGCGCGCGGTGCTGATCGCCGGGGCGGGGCGGGCGTTCTGCTCCGGCGCCGACGTCGCCGGCGGTGCGCTCGGCGGCGACAATCCCGGTGAGGCGACCCATGCGGCGCTCACCGACCATTACAATCCGACGATCGCGGCGCTTTTCGACCTCGCGGTGCCGGTGGTCAGCGCGGTGCGCGGCCCCGCCGCGGGGATCGGGTGCAGCCTCGCGCTCGCTGCCGATTTCTGCGTCGCGAGCGATACCGCCTATTTCCTCCAGGCCTTCGTCAACATCGGCCTCATTCCCGATGGCGGCGCGACCTGGATGCTGCCGCGGCTGATCGGCCGCGCCCGCGCCACCGAGATGATGCTGCTCGGCGAGCGCGTCCCCGCCGCGAAGGCGCTCGACTGGGGAATGATCCACAAGGTCGTCGCCGACGACGCGCTCGACGCCGAGGCGCTGGCGCTGGCGACGCGGCTCGCGGCGGGGCCGACGCGTGCGATCGGACTGATGCGACGTGCGCTCGGGCGGGCGCTGGAAAGCGATTATGCGAGCGCGCTCGCTGCCGAGGCGGATGCGCAGCGGCAGGCGCGCGGCTCGGCGGATTCGCACGAGGGCGGCATCGCCTTCCTCGAGAAGCGCAAGCCGGTCTTCACCGGCCGGTAG
- a CDS encoding VWA domain-containing protein, whose product MSEDERHRRWMLALGIEDGGDGASPLSESDRRLSDALSALYGDGEDGRKGRGGLGGSAPRVAKWLGDIRQFFPTPVVQVIQKDAFERKGLRQMLLEPEFLATVEADVGLVADLVALRGVMPDRTRDTARAVIAKVVAELMTLLETRTANAIRGALDRSRRTNRPRFADIDWPRTIHANLATYQPMHRTVVPERLIGFVRRQRRIVDLDEVILCVDQSGSMATSVVYASIFAAVMASLPVVATRLVCFDTAIVDLTEELADPVEVLFGVQLGGGTDINRAVAYCEDRIERPAKAHLVLITDLYEGGDADALVDRLARLAISGVNVIVLLALTDSGRPSYDPALAAQVAALGIPVFACTPDQFPELMSTALRREDVHGWAADRDIKLVRSDA is encoded by the coding sequence ATGAGCGAGGACGAACGTCACCGCCGCTGGATGCTGGCTTTGGGTATCGAGGACGGTGGGGACGGGGCATCGCCGCTGTCCGAAAGCGATCGCCGCCTATCCGACGCATTGTCCGCGCTTTATGGTGATGGCGAGGACGGCAGGAAGGGCCGGGGCGGGCTCGGTGGGTCGGCGCCGCGCGTCGCCAAATGGCTCGGCGACATCCGCCAATTCTTCCCCACGCCGGTTGTTCAGGTGATCCAGAAGGATGCGTTCGAACGCAAGGGGCTGCGCCAGATGTTGCTCGAACCCGAGTTTCTGGCGACCGTCGAGGCCGATGTCGGGCTTGTCGCCGATCTGGTCGCGCTGCGCGGCGTGATGCCGGACAGGACCAGGGACACCGCACGGGCGGTGATCGCGAAGGTCGTCGCGGAACTCATGACGCTGCTGGAGACGCGCACGGCGAACGCGATCCGTGGCGCACTCGACCGCTCGCGCAGGACCAACCGGCCGCGTTTCGCCGATATTGACTGGCCGCGCACGATCCACGCCAATCTCGCAACCTATCAGCCCATGCATCGGACGGTGGTGCCGGAGCGACTGATCGGTTTCGTGCGCCGGCAGCGGCGCATCGTCGATCTGGACGAGGTCATCCTGTGCGTCGACCAGTCGGGCTCGATGGCGACCTCGGTCGTCTACGCCTCGATCTTCGCCGCGGTCATGGCGTCGCTGCCGGTCGTCGCCACGCGGCTCGTCTGCTTCGACACGGCGATCGTCGACCTGACCGAGGAACTGGCGGATCCGGTCGAGGTGCTGTTCGGCGTCCAACTCGGCGGGGGCACCGACATCAACCGTGCCGTCGCATATTGCGAGGATCGCATCGAGCGGCCGGCAAAGGCGCATCTCGTATTGATCACCGACCTGTACGAGGGCGGCGATGCCGATGCGCTGGTCGATCGGCTCGCGCGGCTTGCGATATCGGGCGTCAACGTCATCGTGCTCCTCGCACTGACCGACAGTGGCCGCCCGTCCTATGACCCCGCCCTTGCGGCGCAGGTGGCGGCGCTGGGCATTCCCGTGTTCGCCTGTACGCCCGACCAGTTTCCCGAACTGATGAGCACTGCCCTTCGTCGTGAGGACGTCCATGGCTGGGCAGCCGACCGCGATATCAAGCTGGTGCGTTCGGATGCGTGA
- a CDS encoding ATP-binding protein has translation MSEMLRLPAEAIYAGELAALAAGDADRRPSGWALSPKVVVTYLMGGTAADGTPVTPKYVGDRRLIETAVATLATDRALLLLGVPGTAKSWVSEHLAAAVAGDSTMVIQCTAGTDENQVRYGWNYAQLLAHGPSREALVATPMMRAMESGKLCRLEELTRMGSDVQDTLITVLSEKMMPIPELNSAVYARRGFNIIATANNRDKGVNELSSALKRRFNVVVLPLPDSAEEEVAIIVKRVGEMAQSLDLPEPRNVAEEVARVVAIFRELRAGSTEDGKVALKSPSGGLSTAEAIGVMVGGISQATFFNDGRLTPGTLAATMIGAVVKDPVQDKAVLGEYLETVLKKRRGFEDYYASLSELI, from the coding sequence ATGAGCGAGATGCTGCGCCTGCCCGCCGAGGCGATCTATGCCGGTGAACTCGCCGCGCTGGCCGCCGGTGATGCCGATCGGCGCCCGTCCGGCTGGGCGCTCTCGCCCAAAGTGGTGGTCACCTATCTGATGGGCGGTACCGCCGCCGACGGCACACCGGTCACACCCAAATACGTCGGTGACCGGCGGCTGATCGAGACGGCCGTGGCGACGCTCGCCACCGATCGTGCGCTGCTGCTGCTTGGGGTGCCAGGCACGGCCAAATCCTGGGTGTCCGAGCATCTCGCCGCCGCGGTCGCGGGCGATTCGACGATGGTGATCCAGTGCACGGCCGGGACTGACGAAAACCAGGTCCGCTACGGCTGGAATTATGCGCAGCTGCTCGCGCACGGGCCGAGTCGCGAGGCGTTGGTGGCCACTCCGATGATGCGTGCCATGGAGTCGGGCAAGCTCTGCCGACTGGAGGAATTGACCCGCATGGGATCCGACGTGCAGGACACGTTGATCACCGTGCTCTCCGAAAAGATGATGCCGATCCCGGAGCTGAACAGCGCGGTATATGCCCGTCGCGGGTTCAACATCATCGCCACGGCCAACAACCGCGACAAGGGCGTCAACGAACTCAGCTCGGCGCTCAAGCGGCGGTTCAACGTGGTGGTGTTGCCGTTGCCCGACAGTGCCGAGGAGGAAGTGGCGATCATCGTCAAGCGGGTCGGCGAGATGGCGCAGAGCCTCGACCTGCCGGAGCCCAGGAATGTCGCCGAGGAAGTGGCGCGGGTGGTCGCGATCTTCCGCGAACTGCGAGCCGGGTCGACCGAGGACGGCAAGGTCGCGCTCAAGTCGCCCTCGGGCGGGTTGTCCACCGCCGAGGCGATCGGCGTGATGGTCGGCGGGATCAGCCAGGCGACCTTCTTCAACGACGGTCGGCTCACGCCCGGGACGTTGGCGGCCACCATGATCGGCGCGGTGGTGAAGGATCCCGTGCAGGACAAAGCGGTGCTGGGCGAATATCTCGAGACCGTGCTCAAGAAACGCCGGGGGTTCGAAGACTATTATGCCTCGCTGTCCGAGCTGATCTGA
- a CDS encoding DUF5691 domain-containing protein has product MAETLLDALGPVLTRWTIGGSAVPAAPAVWRDALGGEIGEAELRLLALSGQLLGALTVAEPAGEVRPRGDIPSLARPPLPEPLRPRVRRLLQALREPSLRRHLLVFLDGRGWTLHPGDWMPGPGEDVPEVYAPWQDWADASQPRSDRPEVLDAGSWDSFGPAMRHAAFAALRRQDPAWAAGLLAEKIGGEAPGHRLRFVEAMATGLSDADRPLLERLTGDRAPRVKAVAAALLARLGHGDAADADATELAEFFSLQTWGLLRRTRAIVPRALKIAAQRDRRAALFQTVSFDAFARALGLSPTDLAGAWPWGSDVHVDLLCAAMAARSATDAIIAAIMAALTAAAAIDLTILMQLLPRLTAAQCRQIAIYLLRAKGAGFAMALIVAGGAGGIDEAIATPAGEALLAALGSDDAAHADQAIELQALGLLASRAAAAQALERLAATGLIASDPRLDMLRLNAALEDRRRTE; this is encoded by the coding sequence ATGGCTGAAACCCTGCTCGACGCGCTTGGCCCGGTGCTGACGCGCTGGACGATCGGCGGCAGCGCGGTACCGGCCGCCCCCGCCGTCTGGCGCGATGCGCTGGGAGGTGAGATCGGAGAAGCCGAATTGCGGCTGCTGGCGTTGTCCGGGCAATTGCTCGGAGCGCTGACGGTCGCCGAGCCCGCGGGCGAGGTGCGGCCACGCGGCGACATCCCGTCCCTTGCCCGGCCGCCGCTTCCGGAGCCGTTGCGGCCACGTGTGCGGCGCCTGCTCCAGGCGCTGCGCGAGCCGTCGTTGCGCCGCCACCTGCTCGTCTTTCTCGACGGTCGGGGCTGGACGCTTCATCCGGGCGATTGGATGCCCGGACCGGGCGAGGACGTGCCCGAGGTCTATGCACCATGGCAGGATTGGGCCGACGCCTCGCAACCGCGATCGGACAGGCCGGAGGTTCTTGATGCCGGGAGCTGGGACAGCTTCGGTCCGGCCATGCGTCATGCCGCTTTCGCGGCGTTGCGCCGGCAGGATCCCGCCTGGGCGGCCGGGCTGCTCGCGGAGAAGATCGGCGGCGAGGCGCCCGGTCATCGCCTGCGGTTCGTCGAGGCGATGGCGACGGGTCTGTCCGACGCCGACCGACCATTGCTCGAACGTCTTACCGGCGACCGTGCGCCGCGCGTGAAGGCAGTGGCGGCCGCGCTGCTGGCGCGGCTGGGTCATGGCGATGCCGCCGATGCGGATGCGACCGAACTAGCAGAGTTTTTCTCCCTTCAAACGTGGGGCCTGTTGCGCCGTACCCGCGCGATCGTACCGCGGGCCTTGAAAATCGCGGCGCAACGGGATCGCCGCGCGGCGCTTTTTCAGACGGTGTCCTTCGATGCCTTCGCGCGGGCGCTCGGCCTGTCCCCGACCGATCTCGCCGGGGCTTGGCCGTGGGGGAGCGACGTGCACGTGGATTTGCTGTGCGCGGCCATGGCGGCACGCTCGGCGACCGATGCGATCATCGCCGCGATCATGGCGGCGCTGACGGCGGCAGCCGCGATCGATCTGACCATTTTGATGCAGCTTCTGCCGCGCTTGACCGCGGCGCAATGTCGGCAGATCGCGATCTATCTGCTTCGCGCGAAGGGGGCCGGCTTTGCGATGGCACTGATCGTCGCGGGCGGCGCTGGCGGGATCGACGAGGCGATCGCCACTCCCGCGGGCGAGGCGCTGCTCGCCGCCCTCGGATCGGACGACGCCGCGCACGCCGATCAGGCGATCGAACTCCAGGCATTGGGCCTGCTCGCCTCGCGCGCAGCGGCGGCGCAGGCGCTCGAACGACTGGCGGCGACAGGGCTGATCGCCTCCGATCCGCGGCTCGACATGCTGCGGCTCAATGCTGCGCTCGAAGACAGGAGACGAACCGAATGA